In Osmia bicornis bicornis chromosome 10, iOsmBic2.1, whole genome shotgun sequence, one genomic interval encodes:
- the LOC114875572 gene encoding probable chitinase 10 isoform X1: protein MVLTSRITCWLLLVCLIVLFGNLDNAEGARKRFRRPTTAAPSISNDQEVSASVNRFKVTRNRITNKSKKNEIQIGKSEDYKIVCYYTNWSQYRTKLGKFMPEDIQPDLCTHIIFAFGWLKKNKLTSFESNDETKDGKIGLYEKIVNLKKANPSLKILLAIGGWSFGTQKFKDVSSTRYARQTFIYSAIPYLRDRNFDGLDIDWEYPKGGDDKKNYVLLLKELREAFEAEAQEKKMPRLLLTAAVPVGPDNVKSGYDVPAVASYLDFINLMAYDFHGKWERETGHNAPLYASSLDSEWQKQLSVDNAASMWVRLGAPKEKLIIGMPTYGRSFTLSNPANFRVHSPASGGGKAGEYTKESGFLAYYEICEMLQNGAIYIWDDEMKVPYMVLNDQWVGFDDEKSTRIKMDWLKNKGYGGAMVWTVDMDDFNGTVCGGNVRYPLIGAMREELLGISRGSNAKDVDWSAVASTVSENILKKPEPYKISVSDVLSKAKKVQKTSQLVISPPNNEREAQSFCYLTNWSHRRPGAGKFMPEDIDPTLCTHIVYAFATLKNHLLVEESDKDAEMYGRLIALRDKNPDIKILLAIGGWAFGSTPFKELTSNTFRMNQFVYEAIDFLREYKFDGLDVDWEYPRGGDDRTAYVNLLKELRLAFEGEAKSSNQPKLILSAAVPASFEAIAAGYDVPEISKYLDFINVMTYDFHGQWERQVGHNSPLFPLESATSYQKKLTVDYSAREWVKQGAPKEKLMIGMPTYGRSFTLVDKEKFDIGAPASGGGTAGNFTNESGFLSYYEICGFLNEDNTTLVWDSEQQVPFAYKDDQWVGFDDERSLINKMQWLKEEGFGGIMIWSVDMDDFKGICGSGKYPLIKAMKKELQDYKVKLEYDGPYESNLRNGRYTTKDPHEVTCDEEDNHISYHQDKNDCTMYYMCEGERKHHMPCPVNLVFNPNENVCDWPENVEGCLQHTQAPPV, encoded by the exons GTGTTGACCAGCAGAATAACCTGTTGGCTGCTACTCGTCTGCTTGATCGTACTTTTCGGCAACCTTGACAATGCAGAAG GTGCACGAAAAAGATTTCGCAGGCCAACAACTGCCGCCCCGTCGATCTCGAACGATCAGGAAGTCTCGGCTAGCGTGAACAGGTTCAAAGTCACACGAAATCGTATCACCAACAAAAgtaaaaagaatgaaattcaaattggAAAATCGGAAGACTACAAG ATTGTATGCTATTATACCAACTGGTCTCAATACCGGACGAAACTTGGAAAATTCATGCCTGAAGATATACAACCCGACTTGTGCACTCACATTATCTTCGCGTTCGGTTGGCTGAAAAAGAACAAACTGACCAGTTTCGAATCAAACGATGAAACTAAAGATGGAAAGATCGGATTATACGAGAAAATTGTAAATCTAAAGAAAGCTAATCCGTCTCTAAAAATTTTACTTGCAATTG GTGGTTGGTCCTTTGGTACTCAAAAATTCAAAGACGTATCCTCGACCAGGTACGCAAGACAAACCTTCATTTACAGCGCTATACCATATTTAAGAGACAGAAATTTCGACGGTCTCGATATCGATTGGGAATATCCGAAAGGAGGTGACGACAAGAAGAATTACGTTCTTCTATTGAAAG AGCTTCGAGAAGCATTCGAAGCTGAGGCTCAAGAGAAGAAAATGCCAAGACTTTTGTTAACAGCTGCCGTGCCAGTTGGTCCTGATAATGTTAAGAGTGGATACGATGTCCCAGCTGTTGCCAG TTACTTGGACTTCATCAATCTAATGGCGTACGACTTTCACGGTAAATGGGAAAGAGAAACGGGTCACAACGCCCCTTTGTACGCTTCGTCGTTGGACTCCGAATGGCAGAAGCAGCTGAGCGTAGACAACGCAGCTTCGATGTGGGTCCGTTTGGGTGCACCCaaagagaaattaataatCGGCATGCCAACCTACGGACGATCCTTCACTCTCTCGAATCCCGCAAATTTCCGTGTTCATTCACCTGCTAGCGGCGGTGGAAAGGCTGGCGAATACACCAAGGAATCTGGCTTTCTTGCCTATTACGAG ATTTGCGAGATGCTACAAAATGGCGCGATCTACATCTGGGACGACGAGATGAAGGTACCTTATATGGTACTGAACGATCAGTGGGTCGGTTTCGACGACGAGAAATCAACTCGAATTAAAATGGACTGGCTGAAGAACAAGGGCTACGGTGGAGCTATGGTGTGGACTGTTGAtatggacgatttcaatggcACCGTTTGCGGTGGAAACGTTAGGTATCCTTTAATCGGAGCGATGAGAGAAGAATTGCTGGGAATTTCTAGAGGTTCCAATGCTAAGGACGTTGATTGGAGCGCTGTTGCTTCTACCGTCTCGGAAAATATCTTGAAGAAACCGGAACCGTACAAAATCTCGGTCAGCGATGTTCTTAGTAAAGCGAAGAAAGTTCAGAAAACATCTCAACTTGTTATCAGCCCTCCTAACAATG AAAGGGAAGCCCAATCtttttgttatttaacaaATTGGTCGCACAGAAGGCCAGGTGCTGGTAAATTCATGCCGGAGGACATCGATCCTACTCTTTGCACCCACATAGTTTACGCATTCGCGACCCTGAAGAACCATTTGCTGGTGGAAGAAAGCGATAAAGACGCGGAGATGTACGGACGACTGATCGCTCTTCGCGATAAAAATCCGGATATCAAA ATACTATTGGCAATCGGTGGCTGGGCATTCGGATCGACGCCATTCAAAGAATTAACCAGCAATACTTTCCGTATGAATCAATTCGTCTACGAAGCCATTGATTTCCTGAGAGAATACAAATTCGATGGTCTAGATGTTGATTGGGAATATCCTCG AGGTGGAGACGATCGAACAGCCTATGTAAATCTTTTGAAAGAACTTCGACTCGCTTTCGAGGGTGAAGCGAAGAGTTCCAATCAaccaaaattaattttgtcaGCGGCTGTGCCTGCTAGTTTCGAAGCAATTGCTGCTGG atACGACGTACCTGAGATATCTAAATACCTAGATTTCATCAACGTCATGACATACGATTTTCATGGCCAATGGGAAAGACAAGTTGGTCACAACAGCCCTCTGTTTCCCTTGGAAAGCGCGACCAGTTATCAGAAAAAATTGACAGTTGATTATAGCGCGAGGGAATGGGTGAAACAGGGTGCTCCGAAAGAGAAGTTAATGATCGGTATGCCAACATACGGAAGATCTTTCACATTAGTGGACAAAGAGAAGTTTGATATCGGTGCACCAGCATCCGGAGGAGGTACAGCTGGTAACTTCACTAATGAATCCGGATTTCTCTCCTACTACGAG ATCTGTGGCTTCCTGAACGAAGATAACACTACCCTAGTATGGGACAGCGAGCAACAAGTACCATTTGCTTACAAAGACGACCAATGGGTCGGATTCGATGATGAAAGAAGCCTTATAAATAAG ATGCAATGGCTGAAAGAAGAAGGTTTCGGTGGTATAATGATCTGGTCCGTGGATATGGACGACTTTAAAGGAATCTGTGGATCTGGAAAATATCCGTTGATCAAAGCAATGAAGAAAGAGTTACAAGATTACAAAGTGAAGCTAGAATACGATGGTCCTTACGAGAGCAACCTGAGGAATGGGAGATATACCACCAAAGATC CTCATGAAGTGACCTGCGACGAGGAAGATAACCACATATCGTATCATCAGGATAAAAACGATTGCACCATGTATTACATGTGCGAGGGTGAAAGGAAACACCACATGCCCTGCCCAGTGAATCTGGTATTCAACCCCAACGAGAACGTCTGCGATTGGCCAGAAAATGTCGAGGGTTGTCTGCAACACACGCAAGCGCCACCAGTGTAA
- the LOC114875572 gene encoding chitotriosidase-1 isoform X2, whose protein sequence is MPEDIQPDLCTHIIFAFGWLKKNKLTSFESNDETKDGKIGLYEKIVNLKKANPSLKILLAIGGWSFGTQKFKDVSSTRYARQTFIYSAIPYLRDRNFDGLDIDWEYPKGGDDKKNYVLLLKELREAFEAEAQEKKMPRLLLTAAVPVGPDNVKSGYDVPAVASYLDFINLMAYDFHGKWERETGHNAPLYASSLDSEWQKQLSVDNAASMWVRLGAPKEKLIIGMPTYGRSFTLSNPANFRVHSPASGGGKAGEYTKESGFLAYYEICEMLQNGAIYIWDDEMKVPYMVLNDQWVGFDDEKSTRIKMDWLKNKGYGGAMVWTVDMDDFNGTVCGGNVRYPLIGAMREELLGISRGSNAKDVDWSAVASTVSENILKKPEPYKISVSDVLSKAKKVQKTSQLVISPPNNEREAQSFCYLTNWSHRRPGAGKFMPEDIDPTLCTHIVYAFATLKNHLLVEESDKDAEMYGRLIALRDKNPDIKILLAIGGWAFGSTPFKELTSNTFRMNQFVYEAIDFLREYKFDGLDVDWEYPRGGDDRTAYVNLLKELRLAFEGEAKSSNQPKLILSAAVPASFEAIAAGYDVPEISKYLDFINVMTYDFHGQWERQVGHNSPLFPLESATSYQKKLTVDYSAREWVKQGAPKEKLMIGMPTYGRSFTLVDKEKFDIGAPASGGGTAGNFTNESGFLSYYEICGFLNEDNTTLVWDSEQQVPFAYKDDQWVGFDDERSLINKMQWLKEEGFGGIMIWSVDMDDFKGICGSGKYPLIKAMKKELQDYKVKLEYDGPYESNLRNGRYTTKDPHEVTCDEEDNHISYHQDKNDCTMYYMCEGERKHHMPCPVNLVFNPNENVCDWPENVEGCLQHTQAPPV, encoded by the exons ATGCCTGAAGATATACAACCCGACTTGTGCACTCACATTATCTTCGCGTTCGGTTGGCTGAAAAAGAACAAACTGACCAGTTTCGAATCAAACGATGAAACTAAAGATGGAAAGATCGGATTATACGAGAAAATTGTAAATCTAAAGAAAGCTAATCCGTCTCTAAAAATTTTACTTGCAATTG GTGGTTGGTCCTTTGGTACTCAAAAATTCAAAGACGTATCCTCGACCAGGTACGCAAGACAAACCTTCATTTACAGCGCTATACCATATTTAAGAGACAGAAATTTCGACGGTCTCGATATCGATTGGGAATATCCGAAAGGAGGTGACGACAAGAAGAATTACGTTCTTCTATTGAAAG AGCTTCGAGAAGCATTCGAAGCTGAGGCTCAAGAGAAGAAAATGCCAAGACTTTTGTTAACAGCTGCCGTGCCAGTTGGTCCTGATAATGTTAAGAGTGGATACGATGTCCCAGCTGTTGCCAG TTACTTGGACTTCATCAATCTAATGGCGTACGACTTTCACGGTAAATGGGAAAGAGAAACGGGTCACAACGCCCCTTTGTACGCTTCGTCGTTGGACTCCGAATGGCAGAAGCAGCTGAGCGTAGACAACGCAGCTTCGATGTGGGTCCGTTTGGGTGCACCCaaagagaaattaataatCGGCATGCCAACCTACGGACGATCCTTCACTCTCTCGAATCCCGCAAATTTCCGTGTTCATTCACCTGCTAGCGGCGGTGGAAAGGCTGGCGAATACACCAAGGAATCTGGCTTTCTTGCCTATTACGAG ATTTGCGAGATGCTACAAAATGGCGCGATCTACATCTGGGACGACGAGATGAAGGTACCTTATATGGTACTGAACGATCAGTGGGTCGGTTTCGACGACGAGAAATCAACTCGAATTAAAATGGACTGGCTGAAGAACAAGGGCTACGGTGGAGCTATGGTGTGGACTGTTGAtatggacgatttcaatggcACCGTTTGCGGTGGAAACGTTAGGTATCCTTTAATCGGAGCGATGAGAGAAGAATTGCTGGGAATTTCTAGAGGTTCCAATGCTAAGGACGTTGATTGGAGCGCTGTTGCTTCTACCGTCTCGGAAAATATCTTGAAGAAACCGGAACCGTACAAAATCTCGGTCAGCGATGTTCTTAGTAAAGCGAAGAAAGTTCAGAAAACATCTCAACTTGTTATCAGCCCTCCTAACAATG AAAGGGAAGCCCAATCtttttgttatttaacaaATTGGTCGCACAGAAGGCCAGGTGCTGGTAAATTCATGCCGGAGGACATCGATCCTACTCTTTGCACCCACATAGTTTACGCATTCGCGACCCTGAAGAACCATTTGCTGGTGGAAGAAAGCGATAAAGACGCGGAGATGTACGGACGACTGATCGCTCTTCGCGATAAAAATCCGGATATCAAA ATACTATTGGCAATCGGTGGCTGGGCATTCGGATCGACGCCATTCAAAGAATTAACCAGCAATACTTTCCGTATGAATCAATTCGTCTACGAAGCCATTGATTTCCTGAGAGAATACAAATTCGATGGTCTAGATGTTGATTGGGAATATCCTCG AGGTGGAGACGATCGAACAGCCTATGTAAATCTTTTGAAAGAACTTCGACTCGCTTTCGAGGGTGAAGCGAAGAGTTCCAATCAaccaaaattaattttgtcaGCGGCTGTGCCTGCTAGTTTCGAAGCAATTGCTGCTGG atACGACGTACCTGAGATATCTAAATACCTAGATTTCATCAACGTCATGACATACGATTTTCATGGCCAATGGGAAAGACAAGTTGGTCACAACAGCCCTCTGTTTCCCTTGGAAAGCGCGACCAGTTATCAGAAAAAATTGACAGTTGATTATAGCGCGAGGGAATGGGTGAAACAGGGTGCTCCGAAAGAGAAGTTAATGATCGGTATGCCAACATACGGAAGATCTTTCACATTAGTGGACAAAGAGAAGTTTGATATCGGTGCACCAGCATCCGGAGGAGGTACAGCTGGTAACTTCACTAATGAATCCGGATTTCTCTCCTACTACGAG ATCTGTGGCTTCCTGAACGAAGATAACACTACCCTAGTATGGGACAGCGAGCAACAAGTACCATTTGCTTACAAAGACGACCAATGGGTCGGATTCGATGATGAAAGAAGCCTTATAAATAAG ATGCAATGGCTGAAAGAAGAAGGTTTCGGTGGTATAATGATCTGGTCCGTGGATATGGACGACTTTAAAGGAATCTGTGGATCTGGAAAATATCCGTTGATCAAAGCAATGAAGAAAGAGTTACAAGATTACAAAGTGAAGCTAGAATACGATGGTCCTTACGAGAGCAACCTGAGGAATGGGAGATATACCACCAAAGATC CTCATGAAGTGACCTGCGACGAGGAAGATAACCACATATCGTATCATCAGGATAAAAACGATTGCACCATGTATTACATGTGCGAGGGTGAAAGGAAACACCACATGCCCTGCCCAGTGAATCTGGTATTCAACCCCAACGAGAACGTCTGCGATTGGCCAGAAAATGTCGAGGGTTGTCTGCAACACACGCAAGCGCCACCAGTGTAA
- the LOC114875570 gene encoding chaoptin-like codes for MRPACLQLIYSGNIYQGINPVEQEISTIRYQYRNFPLWSPLRSIEPDARALSILPVLHLRPFSIIHLHLLFRTCSLFFSNQILFSNQMLSSNLEYVCMKIFLVLSTLTVKNCYSVPCTFNTMCMCWVQDNEDFTKMDISCMGIPFAKFPDVSVNYVAQLDVVGSGLQAIDNDALTSSVGVEALGLMSNRLSNIGDKSFSRIADSLRTLDLSYNALEDVPFKVLRDLKKLNWLNMHSNHLTTLDGDWGHTKDTLTNAFFGDNSIIEIPKVFSTFESLVWLNLDNNNIEDISEDSLPPNMYTLSLNSNLLKSFPSSLKTLKYLTWLYLRGNDFKNLELPDFQSSNLELVDVSENCIEWISTSVPNNRTLKIKEFNLDSNKLSTLPAGIFDRIETKRIHLSSNSIKNIDDEAFRGLEDVLEYLNLETNDLPSVPGAVSRLRKLSYLYLASNDIRNISGEAFQDFAENLRALSLATNNLDAVPVAALSKCQRLLHLNLGYNKISHIQPGDFEWAEDLEILLLRNNILTKLKGETFKGASKLKELSLSFNHLTELDDDCFVGIEESLGILELSFAFATDVFPQRALRPLSNLLWLVLDNNNFQTIEATAFYSFQKLRYINLESNRLHYLPERIFLSGVHPELKDVKLGYNFLEAIPDFSFHNLTELRSLDLTGNRIKLLTSCSIMDCPQLVTISLAYNRITKMEKNALYGLPSLHFLHMEFNKLTVLDLDAIAEIGGPDFVLNVSYNAISLISSAGSTNNLTSLDLSFNNISHLPADTFYGTPNLKSLDLESNFIVVLEPGTFALKYLETLNLRDNKVESLRKQSFHGLESLQQLDLSGNQLSQLSTKQFRNLKNLRILNLSRNKIRSLPKDVFEGTKLEILDLSSNKFTVVPSLSFLELGYTLRDLNLADNFVDHLDSTAFPTSQLVSLNLAHNRLTILPDNSFVSLGKLLSLNVSQNILQANFKELFHYLPGLRQLYLASCGLKDIPLLPLTNLNVLDLSFNYIDSTSDKEFQYLKGLKILLLLNNSLTSMPNVKLNLLKELDVSGNPIEELTKESFLSYPRLEKLNLRNLDKIRSVNKDCLRVLKYLKHLRIQTWPEADGFHLRFLLTGLPLRTVEIQVTEHLLKHQIQNVFSKQLRELTISGNDLEMISSEAFSTIEGGELILRIKDTRVRRLQSDIFLSLTKRLSQLTLDLRNNHINELSPSVIYGNLSWESVGTNMVAGGLQVSGNPLECDCEIAWLSLWLRRWLRESRQIHTASQSDARQLRTIAGRAVCTETTPSHSSDKVLLTLGTPHTACQASALSSGNYERLATTWLALVDIILLTIVAY; via the exons ATGTTGTCAAGCAATTTGGAATATGTTTGCATGAAAATTTTCCTCGTTCTCTCCACATTAACCGTGAAAAATTGCTACAGTGTGCCATGTACATTCAACACGATGTGCATGTGTTGGGTACAGGACAACGAAGATTTTACAAAAATGGACATCTCTTGTATGGGAATACCATTTGCCAAGTTTCCAG ACGTTTCTGTAAATTATGTGGCACAATTGGACGTCGTTGGTAGTGGATTGCAAGCAATAGACAACGATGCGCTTACAAGTTCGGTTGGGGTTGAAGCATTAGGGTTGATGAGCAATAGACTATCTAACATTGGCGACAAATCATTTTC GCGAATTGCAGATAGCTTACGTACGTTGGATCTCAGTTACAATGCATTGGAGGATGTACCTTTCAAGGTTTTACGAGATTTGAAGAAATTGAACTGGTTAAACATGCatag TAACCACCTAACAACGTTGGATGGTGACTGGGGCCACACAAAAGACACCCTAACGAACGCGTTCTTCGGTGACAATTCAATCATTGAAATACCAAAAGTATTTTCTACATTCGAATCATTAGTCTGGTTGAATCTCGACAACAATAATATTGAAGACATATCAGAAGACAGTCTACCTCCCAACATGTACACACTTAGCTTGAACAGTAATCTTCTGAAATCCTTTCCATCGTCGTTAAAAACATTAAAATACCTAACATGGTTATATCTAAGAGGCAATGACTTCAAGAATCTCGAGTTGCCTGATTTTCAAAGCTCGAATTTGGAACTGGTGGACGTGAGTGAAAATTGCATCGAATGGATCAGCACATCTGTTCCAAATAATAGAACCTTGAAGATCAAGGAATTCAATTTGGATAGCAATAAACTATCCACCTTACCGGCTGGGATTTTTGATCGTATAGAAACGAAGAGGATCCATTTATCTTCGAATTCCATTAAGAATATCGACGATGAAGCATTTCGTGGATTGGAGGACGTTTTGGAGTACTTGAATTTGGAGACTAATGACCTTCCAAGCGTCCCTGGAGCGGTCAGTCGTTTAAGAAAATTGTCATATTTGTATTTGGCTAGTAATGACATTAGGAATATATCTGGAGAGGCGTTTCAAGATTTTGCTGAAAATTTGAGAGCACTTTCACTCGCTACGAATAACTTGGATGCAGTTCCGGTTGCAGCTTTATCCAA ATGCCAGAGGCTATTGCATTTGAACCTCGGTTACAATAAGATCTCTCACATTCAGCCAGGTGATTTCGAATGGGCAGAGGACCTTGAGATTCTCTTGCTTAGGAACAACATCTTAACAAAATTGAAAGGGGAGACCTTCAAAGGAGCAA GTAAGCTAAAAGAGCTCAGTTTATCGTTTAACCACCTAACAGAGCTGGATGACGATTGTTTCGTGGGTATCGAGGAAAGCCTGGGCATTTTGGAGCTAAGTTTCGCATTCGCCACTGATGTTTTCCCTCAACGAGCCCTCAGACCTCTTTCAAACTTACTATGGCTGGTCCTAGACAACAATAACTTCCAAACGATTGAAGCAACCGCGTTTTATTCCTTCCAGAAACTACGATACATCAATTTGGAATCGAATCGTCTCCATTATCTACCGGAAAGAATATTTCTATCCGGCGTTCATCCGGAATTGAAGGACGTAAAGCTTGGTTACAATTTCCTCGAAGCGATTCCAGactttagtttccataatctGACCGAACTGAGGTCACTGGATTTGACTGGAAATAGAATAAAGCTTCTTACCTCTTGTTCCATTATGGATTGTCCACAATTAGTGACCATATCGTTAGCTTACAATAGAATCACCAAAATGGAGAAGAACGCCCTTTACGGTTTACCAAGTTTACATTTTCTTCATATGGAGTTCAATAAATTGACCGTCCTCGATTTGGATGCCATCGCTGAAATTGGTGGGCCAGATTTTGTTCTCAATGTATCTTACAACGCTATTTCTTTGATAAGCTCTGCCGGCTCGACGAATAATTTGACCAGCTTGGACCTGAGCTTTAATAATATCAGTCATTTGCCTGCTGACACGTTTTATGGGACACCAAATTTGAAGAGTTTGGATTTGGAGAGCAATTTTATCGTTGTTCTTGAACCCG GTACGTTTGCTCTGAAATATCTGGAAACATTAAACCTCCGCGACAACAAGGTAGAAAGTTTAAGAAAGCAATCGTTCCATGGTTTGGAGTCATTGCAACAATTAGATTTAAGTGGAAATCAGCTGAGTCAATTATCCACGAAGCAATTTCGCAATCTAAAGAATCTAAGAATCTTGAATTTATCAAGGAACAAGATCAGATCATTGCCTAAAGACGTTTTCGAGGGAACGAAACTGGAGATTCTTGATTTGAGCAGCAATAAATTCACCGTAGTTCCCTCGCTATCTTTTCTGGAACTTGGCTACACTCTGAGGGATCTCAATTTGGCGGACAATTTCGTGGATCATTTAGATTCCACCGCTTTTCCAACTTCTCAATTAGTATCATTGAATTTGGCTCATAATAGACTAACTATACTACCGGACAACTCGTTTGTCTCGTTAGGAAAGCTTCTGAGTTTGAATGTATCTCAAAATATTCTTCAGGCGAATTTTAAAGAGCTCTTCCATTACTTACCTGGCTTGAGACAATTATACTTGGCCAGTTGTGGTCTCAAAGATATTCCTCTTCTACCGTTGACCAATTTAAACGTTTTGGATCTGTCgtttaattatattgattCGACGTCTGATAAGGAGTTTCAGTATctaaaagggttaaagattCTTTTGTTACTTAATAACTCGTTGACTTCTATGCCAAATGTTAAATTGAATCTGTTGAAGGAACTTGATGTATCCGGAAATCCAATAGAG GAATTAACAAAAGAAAGTTTCCTGAGCTACCCAAGGCTAGAAAAACTGAACCTGAGGAATCTAGATAAAATAAGGTCCGTGAACAAAGACTGCCTTCGAGTCTTAAAATACCTGAAGCATCTTCGAATTCAAACTTGGCCCGAAGCTGATGGTTTTCACCTTCGTTTCCTGTTAACCGGATTGCCATTGAGAACCGTAGAGATTCAAGTGACAGAACACTTATTGAAACATCAGATACAAAATGTCTTCTCTAAACAGTTGAGAGAGTTGACGATTTCTGGAAATGATCTGGAAATGATCTCCTCGGAAGCATTCTCCACTATCGAAGGTGGTGAATTGATATTAAGAATCAAGGACACTCGAGTAAGAAGATTGCAATCTgatatttttctctctttgACCAAAAGATTGTCACAATTGACTTTGGATTTGAGGAACAATCACATTAACGAGCTTAGTCCCTCTGTCATTTATGGGAATCTTTCATGGGAAAGCGTTGGGACCAATATGGTTGCTG GAGGATTGCAAGTGTCTGGAAATCCGTTGGAATGCGATTGTGAAATAGCATGGCTCAGTTTGTGGTTGAGAAGATGGCTACGCGAATCCAGGCAAATTCATACAGCATCTCAGTCGGATGCTAGACAATTGAGAACAATAGCTGGGAGAGCTGTTTGCACGGAGACCACTCCGTCTCATTCGTCTGACAAAGTTTTGTTAACTCTAGGAACTCCTCACACTGCCTGCCAGGCTTCCGCCCTTAGCTCTGGCAATTATGAGAGATTAGCTACCACCTGGTTGGCCTTAGTagatattattcttttaactATTGTTGCATATTGA